The Geothermobacter hydrogeniphilus genome includes the window AGCTCGGAACTGTTTCGACCCGCCAGCGGCAGCCGGCCGTTGAACTGCCCGCTTTCGATGACCGCGACCACCTGCAGCGGCAGCCGCGGGCCGAGTGATTCGCTCAATTGCAGGCCTTTGAGCCGCAGGGTGATATCCCCCTTGCGGTGGACGGTCGCCCACAGCTTGCCGGACATAACGCCGGTTTCCAGGTCGAGACCCGGGTTGCTGCCGAAGAGGCTGGTCCAGGCCGGGGTCAGGGTCAGTCCGCGCAGCGGAATCGGCGGATGGGGCAGGTTGGGGATCCTGACCTCCACCCCGGCGGCGTGCAGGCCGAAGGGGAAGGCCAGCGCCGGCCGGTCGATGACCAGGTGCAGCCCCTGTTTCGCGGCGGACTGGACCAGCCGATCGGCCAGGGGGCTGACCGGCAGGTTGATCCAGAAGGCGACCAATGCCGCCAGCAGACCGCAGAGCAGACAGAGCAGAACCTGGCGTTTGTCGCCGGTGCCGATGCGGGGCAGGGTGAATCGGGCCATCAGCTGCTCCTGCCGTAACTGTTCAGGGTGAGAACCACGTCGAGCCGGCTGGGATCATCGAAGCGGGTCTTGATCCGCAACTGGGCGGTCTGCAGCGTACCCTTGGAATTCTCCACGGCATACAGCAGCCGGACCAGCTGGTCGAGGGCGAGCCGTTCCAGTTTGACTTCCACCGATTCGCGCAACAAGGGGTTGTCGCCGGTCAGCGGT containing:
- the gspN gene encoding type II secretion system protein GspN; amino-acid sequence: MARFTLPRIGTGDKRQVLLCLLCGLLAALVAFWINLPVSPLADRLVQSAAKQGLHLVIDRPALAFPFGLHAAGVEVRIPNLPHPPIPLRGLTLTPAWTSLFGSNPGLDLETGVMSGKLWATVHRKGDITLRLKGLQLSESLGPRLPLQVVAVIESGQFNGRLPLAGRNSSELELTLNSAALVGLKTFGAAGDRLNLGRIRLKAAGRGATLKITTLEASGGDIEAAGSGSLTLGRTPASSRLNLTLQLKPSAGLDPALRDLLNLLGKPGRDGRYRLRLSGPLNALRTR